The Anopheles coluzzii chromosome 2, AcolN3, whole genome shotgun sequence genome window below encodes:
- the LOC120948228 gene encoding uncharacterized protein LOC120948228 isoform X4 produces MSEASWKNAEFFKDAIVRDLSLECTDSFTITSFEVGKANEKTTGYMSNIYRVLIELKFDKGTAKPTSLSYIVKEKTDTAFGSGLVELMSVFPKESEVYEKLLPAFERLVQHEKETVRFGPKVFKITTNPDTVIVLEDLSRGLFRMREKSFNLPVTDVKRILEKLAKFHAASVLYVEKNGAFSNLFAEGVISERTIDALHHNESLYSAFVQSLRDRNMAAEYLQPLIKFDGQLLRECCKAQQVHHSELKVLNHGDLWPNNVMFGTDDLRFLDFQTASYGSPVVDLLFLFATSATELMCDSLEELLQYYHEHLIKTLQHMQYCKSIPTYTELLDQMRRRSVLLLPPLSEAVAITMTGLTEPSDMEMITSEQPEGVALRKLVYNNPAYVALIDRLLPRLYELRLLK; encoded by the exons ATGAGTGAAGCAAGTTGGAAAAATGCCGAATTCTTTAAGGACGCAATAGTACGCGATCTTTCCCTGGAGTGTACTGATTCGTTTACAATCACATCATTTGAAGTTGGCAAGGCGAATGAAAAAACGACAGGCTATATGTCCAACATCTACCGGGTGTTGATCGAGCTGAAGTTTGACAAAGGCACTGCGAAGCCGACATCGCTGTCATACATTGTGAaggaaaaaacagacacagcATTCGGAAGTGGTCTGGTTGAATTAATGTCCGTTTTTCCCAAAGAGAGTGAAGTGTACGAGAAGCTATTGCCCGCCTTTGAGCGTCTCGTGCAGCACGAAAAAGAAACGGTACGATTTGGACCAAAAGTATTCAAAATAACTACCAACCCTGACACGGTAATTGTGCTGGAGGATCTTTCGCGCGGTCTGTTTCGGATGCGGGAGAAAAGTTTCAATCTACCTGTAACAGATGTTAAAAGGATACTTGAGAAATTGGCCAAATTTCATGCCGCATCGGTGCTGTATGTGGAGAAAAATGGAGCGTTTTCGAATCTCTTTGCCGAGGGTGTAATTTCGGAACGCACAATTGACGCACTGCATCACAACGAGTCGTTATACAGTGCCTTTGTACAAAGTTTGCGTGATCGTAACATGGCTGCCGAATACTTGCAGCCACTG ATCAAATTTGATGGACAATTGCTGCGTGAATGCTGTAAGGCACAGCAGGTGCATCATTCGGAGCTGAAAGTCTTAAACCATGGCGATCTGTGGCCCAACAATGTTATGTTCGGGACAGATGATCTACGGTTT TTGGATTTTCAAACTGCATCGTATGGGTCGCCTGTAGTGgatttgttgttcttgtttgcCACATCCGCTACGGAACTGATGTGTGATTCGTTGGAGGAGCTGTTGCAATACTACCATGAACATTTGATAAAAACATTACAACATATGCAGTACTGTAAATCGATTCCAACGTACACGGAGTTGCTTGATCAGATGAGGCGTCGCAGTGTACTATTGCTGCCGCCACTATCGGAAGCAGTAGCAATTACGATGACTGGTTTGACGGAGCCATCGGATATGGAAATGATAACATCCGAGCAACCGGAAGGCGTTGCGCTACGGAAACTTGTGTACAACAATCCGGCATACGTCGCACTGATTGATCGGCTGCTTCCCAGGCTTTATGAATTACGGTTGTTGAAGTGA
- the LOC125906918 gene encoding uncharacterized protein LOC125906918 produces the protein MYNQDELEAPGWLNDKFFRDVMRESNNDPTIELIKPCVLRPGTNKGDHYASVMFRTTVRYRSQRSSEEQSVNVIMKTKPEAEGLKKELLDDDGLFAIEIEMYSKVLPEMTRMLKEIGEEYKYPRYIYGALKPRTILILEDISDQGWVMGDFISTLDDMKPIVKDIAMFHAASVMLESTDSKFAERHTYSMGDKFIGFEGMIAKGFGDLMHLTKTYSEFAHFAKPLQKFQDNIRDLYVSFYNHSKTYQNVLIHGDFHSKNMLHKIDAEGRHTDTILLDYQICCWTSPAVDLYYLLDMIPTQEVKDKHRSELIYMYYQQYSDLLKRLGYLGKIPSLLDLQIELLRYASLELIHYAIFSSFRYMDQTAIDIEALLKGELDNPVLNNPEFKKLMHTELTRFLHQGTLSSV, from the exons ATGTACAATCAAGACGAGCTTGAGGCTCCGGGTTGGTTGAACGACAAGTTCTTCCGTGATGTGATGCGCGAATCAAATAACGATCCAACGATCGAGTTAATCAAGCCATGTGTTTTACGTCCGGGCACCAATAAAGGGGACCATTACGCTAGTGTCATGTTCCGCACGACCGTCAGGTATCGATCCCAGCGTTCAAGTGAAGAGCAATCGGTCAACGTCATCATGAAAACGAAGCCTGAAGCTGAAGGATTGAAGAAGGAGCTTTTGGATGACGATGGATTGTTTGCGATAGAAATTGAAATGTACAGCAAGGTTCTTCCGGAGATGACAAGAATGTTAAAAGAGATAGGAGAAGAGTACAAATATCCTCG ATACATCTACGGTGCGTTAAAGCCCCGCACGATCCTGATTTTGGAGGATATTAGTGACCAGGGATGGGTGATGGGCGATTTCATCAGCACGTTGGACGATATGAAGCCAATAGTAAAGGATATTGCTATGTTTCACGCTGCGTCCGTGATGTTGGAAAGCACT GACTCAAAATTTGCTGAAAGACACACTTATTCAATGGGTGACAAGTTTATAGGGTTTGAAGGTATGATCGCGAAGGGCTTTGGGGATCTCATGCATCTCACAAAGACGTATTCGGAGTTTGCACACTTTGCAAAGCCATTGCAAAAGTTCCAGGATAATATACGTGATCTTTACGTATCATTTTACAACCACTCGAAGACGTATCAAAACGTGCTGATACATGGAGATTTTCATAGTAAAAATATGCTGCACAAAATCGATGCTGAAGGACGACACACCGATACGATACTGCTTGATTATCAAATTTGTTGCTGGACTAGTCCGGCGGTTGATTTGTACTATCTACTGGATATGATACCGACTCAAGAGGTGAAGGACAAACATCGTTCTGAGTTGATATATATGTATTATCAACAGTACAGTGATTTACTGAAGCGGCTCGGATATCTTGGGAAAATTCCGTCCTTGCTGGATCTGCAGATAGAGCTTCTACGGTATGCTTCGCTAG AGCTAATCCACTACGCAATATTTAGCTCGTTCCGCTACATGGATCAAACAGCGATCGATATCGAGGCTTTGCTTAAAGGAGAGCTAGATAATCCCGTCCTCAATAATCCAGAGTTCAAGAAGCTAATGCATACCGAGCTAACGCGCTTCCTACATCAAGGCACATTATCAAGCGTTTAG
- the LOC120948231 gene encoding uncharacterized protein LOC120948231, translating into MACFEWINNDLLTGLLSEQHGTSFKRLIAYDVSFATKKGDNYASEMYRVSVQYDIGNIVKKRIILKVMPSGELQQKVMEENSIYSREIVIYSQIMPRIYELLRSIGDVSIISPLCLTTANTPKQMLVFEDVSEQSFKMMDRRLGLDLDHARLVIVKLAKLHACSRIVYEAEPTLFDLMMEGCISDDPKKQTFLPYYRRCVGQVMRLVQQWNKDGRWNSILGKLDKLQDKIIPYGCDVYHRRDDCFNVLNHNDIWVNNMMFQFEPGTGVKDVLLLDYQLSFYGSPGIDLNFLLYGSLQPEVRKLHLMELVQLYHTTLRGTLEQLHYGGTIPSLPDIHVEIIRKGFHRVNAVFQQMPVAMMERSEDADMDLILGEGERSETCRRELFDNPRYVSILPALLHEFDLAGYLDSIMPENTIPACLNASADAPDWLNEAYVEQMLRCAFKDASIKVRKLDVYYAVPKGNNYASIIFRIGVTYHSQLQYEISRTFIVKGMITEGIAGEKLRQYDVQRKEMDVYQFVIPELKLLMKSIGEPGELYPTALIVDRKREVIVFKDLTPDGYRMVDRTQGMDMVHMKMAIKLMAKMHASSLKMREQQPNIFVPYNTCIVTRETDAFYPMFVHIFNALTDEVGKWGSEWKYYHEKLQQLAPNFVEYSQRVVDNDPASDDLCVFVQGDMWVNNFLYKYDGQGNPIDAVLLDFQYCTYGTPMIDFCYLYYTSARDDIRQNCFDELLQYYYYQLVDYARRLQYRARLPTLYQFLQQTQRKMFYAVYSTFIALPVQMNDNTADADFEALMCNDERAQSFKRMIVANDKYQTILRGLLPQFDRKGLLDKLD; encoded by the exons ATGGCCTGCTTCGAGTGGATCAATAACGACCTGCTGACGGGGCTACTGTCTGAGCAGCATGGAACCAGTTTCAAGCGGCTAATTGCCTACGATGTTAGCTTTGCCACCAAAAAGGGAGATAATTATGCGAGTGAAATGTATCGTGTGTCGGTGCAGTACGACATCGGGAACATAGTGAAGAAAAGGATAATTCTTAAG GTGATGCCATCGGGAGAACTACAGCAAAAAGTCATGGAGGAGAACAGTATCTACTCTAGGGAGATAGTAATCTACAGTCAAATAATGCCCAGGATATACGAGCTCTTAAGGTCGATTGGTGATGTTTCGATTATTTCGCCGCTCTGTTTGACCACCGCCAACACACCCAAGCAGATGCTCGTGTTTGAGGATGTTAGCGAACAGAGCTTTAAGATGATGGATCGTCGCCTTGGATTAGATTTAGACCATGCTCGCTTGGTGATTGTAAAGCTTGCCAAACTGCACGCCTGCTCGCGGATTGTGTACGAAGCTGAACCGACCCTGTTTGACCTCATGATGGAAGGATGCATTTCAGATGATCCCAAGAAGCAAACGTTCTTACCCTACTATCGACGGTGCGTTGGTCAGGTCATGCGTTTAGTGCAGCAATGGAACAAGGATGGAAGATGGAACTCGATTCTGGGAAAACTGGACAAGCTTCAGGACAAGATTATTCCCTACGGATGTGATGTTTACCACCGACGGGACGATTGCTTTAACGTACTTAATCATAACGACATCTGGGTTAACAATATGATGTTTCAATTCGAGCCGGGAACGGGAGTGAAAGATGTTCTGCTGCTGGATTATCAACTGTCCTTTTACGGTTCTCCAGGGATAGATCTTAATTTCTTGCTGTACGGTTCACTTCAACCGGAAGTTCGCAAATTACATCTCATGGAGTTAGTACAG CTCTATCACACTACGCTCCGTGGAACGTTGGAGCAACTGCACTACGGAGGAACCATCCCCAGCCTGCCAGACATCCACGTGGAAATCATTCGCAAGGGATTCCACC GTGTCAACGCCGTCTTTCAGCAGATGCCCGTTGCCATGATGGAACGTTCGGAAGATGCGGACATGGATTTGATCTTGGGAGAGGGCGAACGAAGCGAAACATGCCGTCGAGAGCTGTTTGACAATCCACGATACGTCAGCATTTTGCCAGCCCTGTTGCACGAGTTTGATCTAGCCGGTTACTTAGATT CAATAATGCCAGAAAATACCATACCAGCTTGCCTGAACGCATCCGCCGATGCACCGGACTGGCTAAACGAAGCGTACGTGGAGCAAATGCTGCGCTGCGCGTTTAAGGACGCATCAATCAAAGTGCGCAAGCTGGATGTATACTATGCCGTGCCGAAGGGGAACAACTATGCTAGCATCATATTTCGCATCGGTGTTACGTACCACTCCCAGTTACAG TACGAAATATCACGCACCTTCATTGTCAAAGGCATGATCACGGAGGGAATTGCAGGCGAGAAGCTGCGCCAGTACGACGTGCAGCGCAAGGAGATGGACGTGTACCAATTTGTGATTCCCGAGCTGAAGCTCCTGATGAAATCGATCGGCGAGCCGGGCGAGCTGTATCCTACCGCGCTGATAGTGGATCGCAAGCGTGAGGTGATCGTGTTTAAGGATCTGACCCCGGACGGCTACCGGATGGTGGACCGGACGCAGGGCATGGACATGGTGCACATGAAAATGGCTATCAAGCTGATGGCCAAAATGCATGCAAGCTCGCTGAAGATGcgcgagcagcagcccaaCATATTTGTGCCGTACAACACGTGCATCGTGACGCGCGAAACGGACGCTTTCTATCCGATGTTTGTGCACATCTTTAACGCACTGACGGACGAGGTTGGCAAATGGGGATCGGAATGGAAGTACTATCACGAGAAGCTGCAGCAGTTGGCACCGAACTTTGTCGAGTACTCACAGCGCGTGGTGGACAACGATCCGGCCAGCGATgatttgtgcgtgtttgtgcagGGTGACATGTGGGTGAACAATTTCCTGTACAAGTATGATGGGCAGGGCAATCCGATCGATGCAGTTCTGCTGGATTTTCAGTACTGCACGTACGGCACACCGATGATCGATTTCTGCTACCTTTACTACACCTCGGCTAGGGATGACATCAGACAGAACTGTTTCGATGAGCTGCTCCAGTACTACTACTATCAGCTGGTGGACTACGCACGACGGTTGCAGTACCGGGCGCGGTTGCCAACACTCTATCAGTTTCTGCAGCAAACGCAACGGAAAATGTTCTACG CTGTGTACTCCACCTTCATTGCATTACCGGTACAGATGAATGACAATACGGCTGATGCCGATTTCGAAGCATTGATGTGCAACGACGAGCGGGCACAGAGCTTTAAGCGCATGATTGTGGCGAACGACAAATACCAAACCATCCTGCGCGGTTTGCTGCCACAGTTCGATCGCAAGGGTCTGTTGGACAAATTGGACTAG
- the LOC120953451 gene encoding uncharacterized protein LOC120953451, which produces MRLFCGTSCKATSRLIVWASHNFGPFDRLSRCRTCTSEIIAGGFTAIMTDPAPGLEWIDREYFTRVLETYLHADVAVQRYELAAGCPDGQNFMSAIVRATVDYTLASAEPQGRTEKVSLIVKTKLANPELAEGADQLNVFGIEKTVYGPVLKAVRELLTSYGDCTQFAPRFIYEDEHALVLEDLAVKGYRQPDRRARLDEPHLRLAVKKLAKFHAATAVLWRKNRDLFSVLASSSFASEGNPVHLFYANAIQHCIDQTEKVPELRRYTDDLRSFLEHAIEREAKSYESDETCFTVLNHGDMWLNNLLWKYDAEGTVSDVIMVDYQESFVGSPAFDLNHLLYSSANSEIQRAGFEELVQLYTDELRDALRQFKYDGPLPDLARVQSEMATKRDHALIVTTCIVPPLILENSELATPENMLGDHEEAIRAREEIFSNPKFIEILSILLPRLMATGPNKG; this is translated from the exons ATGCGTTTATTTTGCGGGACCAGTTGTAAAGCAACATCGCGATTGATTGTGTGGGCCAGTCACAATTTCGGGCCGTTCGACCGGTTATCGCGTTGCCGCACCTGTACGAGTGAGATTATCGCCGGAGGGTTTACCGCAATCATGACGGATCCGGCGCCGGGACTGGAATGGATTGATCGGGAATATTTTACGCGCGTACTGGAAACATACCTTCATGCGGACGTTGCGGTGCAGCGGTACGAACTGGCTGCCGGATGTCCGGACGGGCAGAATTTCATGAGTGCCATTGTGCGTGCTACCGTAGACTACACGCTAGCCAGTGCGGAACCGCAGGGCCGCACGGAGAAGGTGTCGTTAATTGTGAAAACGAAGCTAGCAAACCCGGAGCTTGCTGAAGGCGCGGATCAGCTCAACGTGTTCGGTATAGAGAAAACCGTGTACGGACCGGTGCTGAAAGCGGTACGCGAGCTCCTGACCAGCTACGGTGACTGTACACAGTTTGCTCCGCGCTTTATCTACGAAGATGAGCACGCACTGGTTCTGGAGGATTTGGCTGTCAAGGGCTACCGGCAACCGGACCGACGGGCACGGCTGGATGAGCCCCACCTGCGGCTGGCGGTGAAGAAGTTGGCCAAATTTCACGCAGCTACAGCTGTGCTTTGGCGCAAG AATCGTGACCTATTCAGCGTGCTTGCGAGTAGCAGCTTCGCCAGCGAGGGTAATCCCGTCCATCTGTTCTACGCCAACgcgattcagcattgcatcgaTCAGACGGAGAAGGTGCCCGAGCTGCGACGGTACACTGATGACCTTCGTTCATTTCTGgagcacgccattgaaagggaGGCGAAAAGCTACGAAAGCGACGAAACGTGCTTCACCGTGCTGAACCATGGCGATATGTGGTTGAACAATCTGCTATGGAAGTACGACGCGGAAGGGACGGTTAGCGATGTGATCATG GTGGATTACCAGGAGAGCTTCGTCGGTTCGCCCGCATTCGATCTAAACCACCTGCTGTACTCATCCGCCAATAGTGAGATCCAGCGGGCCGGGTTTGAGGAGCTGGTGCAGCTGTACACCGACGAGCTGCGAGATGCACTGCGCCAATTCAAATACGACGGTCCGCTGCCGGATCTGGCACGCGTCCAGTCGGAAATGGCAACCAAACGCGACCATG CGCTGATCGTAACGACGTGCATTGTGCCACCACTGATACTGGAAAACAGCGAGCTGGCCACGCCGGAGAACATGCTCGGCGATCACGAGGAGGCGATTCGCGCCCGGGAAGAGATATTCAGCAATCCAAAGTTTATTGAAATTCTTTCCATTCTGCTACCGCGTCTCATGGCGACCGGGCCCAATAAGGGTTGA
- the LOC120948228 gene encoding uncharacterized protein LOC120948228 isoform X3, whose amino-acid sequence MSEASWKTAEFFKDAIVRDLSLECTDSFTITSFEVGKANEKTAGYMSNIYRVLIELKFDKGTAKPTSLSYIVKEKTDTAFGSGLVELLSVFPKESEVYEKLLPALERLVQHEEETVRFGPKVLKTTTNPDTVIVLEDLSRSQFRMREKSFGLSVTDVKRILEKLAKFHAASVLYVDKNGAFSDLFAEGVISERTIDALCGHYESLYSAFVQSLRDRNMPAEYLQPLIKFDGQLLRECCKAQQVHHSELKVLNHGDLWPNNVMFGTDDLRFLDFQTASYGSPVVDLLFLFATSATELMCDSLEELLQYYHEHLIKTLQHMQYCKSIPTYTELLDQMRRRSVLLLPPLSEAVAITMTGLTEPSDMEMITSEQPEGVALRKLVYNNPAYVALIDRLLPRLYELRLLK is encoded by the exons ATGAGTGAAGCAAGTTGGAAAACTGCCGAGTTCTTTAAGGACGCAATAGTACGCGATCTTTCCCTGGAGTGTACTGATTCGTTTACAATCACATCATTTGAAGTTGGCAAGGCGAATGAAAAAACGGCAGGCTATATGTCCAACATCTACCGGGTGTTAATCGAGCTAAAGTTTGACAAAGGAACTGCGAAGCCGACATCGCTGTCATACATTGTGAaggaaaaaacagacacagcATTCGGAAGTGGTCTGGTTGAATTGCTGTCCGTTTTTCCCAAAGAGAGTGAAGTGTACGAGAAGCTATTGCCCGCCCTTGAGCGTCTCGTGCAGCACGAAGAAGAAACGGTACGATTTGGACCAAAAGTATTGAAAACAACTACCAACCCTGACACGGTTATTGTGCTGGAGGATCTTTCGCGCAGTCAGTTTCGGATGCGGGAGAAAAGTTTCGGTCTTTCTGTAACAGATGTTAAAAGGATACTTGAGAAATTGGCCAAATTTCATGCCGCATCGGTGCTGTATGTGGATAAAAATGGAGCGTTTTCGGATCTCTTTGCCGAGGGTGTAATTTCGGAACGAACAATTGACGCACTGTGCGGACACTACGAGTCGTTATATAGTGCCTTTGTACAAAGTTTGCGTGATCGTAACATGCCTGCCGAATATTTGCAGCCACTG ATCAAATTTGATGGACAATTGCTGCGTGAATGCTGTAAGGCACAGCAGGTGCATCATTCGGAGCTGAAAGTCTTAAACCATGGCGATCTGTGGCCCAACAATGTTATGTTCGGGACGGATGATCTACGGTTT TTGGATTTTCAAACTGCATCGTATGGGTCGCCTGTAGTGgatttgttgttcttgtttgcCACATCCGCTACGGAACTGATGTGTGATTCGTTGGAGGAGCTGTTGCAATACTACCATGAACATTTGATAAAAACATTACAACATATGCAGTACTGTAAATCGATTCCAACGTACACGGAGTTGCTTGATCAGATGAGGCGTCGCAGTGTACTATTGCTGCCGCCACTATCGGAAGCAGTAGCAATTACGATGACTGGTTTGACGGAGCCATCGGATATGGAAATGATAACATCCGAGCAACCGGAAGGCGTTGCGCTACGGAAACTTGTGTACAACAATCCGGCATACGTCGCACTGATTGATCGGCTGCTTCCCAGGCTTTATGAATTACGGTTGTTGAAGTGA
- the LOC120948228 gene encoding uncharacterized protein LOC120948228 isoform X2 — protein MSEASWKTAEFFKDAIVRDLSLECTDSFTITSFEVGKANEKTAGYMSNIYRVLIELKFDKGTAKPTSLSYIVKEKTDTAFGSGLVELLSVFPKESEVYEKLLPALERLVQHEEETVRFGPKVLKTTTNPDTVIVLEDLSRSQFRMREKSFGLSVTDVKRILEKLAKFHAASVLYVDKNGAFSDLFAEGVISERTIDALCGHYESLYSAFVQSLRDRNMPAEYLQPLIKFDGQLLRECCKAQQVHHSELKVLNHGDLWPNNVMFGTDDLRFLDFQTASYGSPVVDLLFLFATSATELMCDSLEELLQYYHEHLIKTLQHMQYCKSIPTYTELLDQMRRRSVLLLPPLSEAVAITMTGLTEPSDMEMITSEQPEGVALRKLVYNNPAYVALIDRLLPRLYELRLLK, from the exons ATGAGTGAAGCAAGTTGGAAAACTGCCGAGTTCTTTAAGGACGCAATAGTACGCGATCTTTCCCTGGAGTGTACTGATTCGTTTACAATCACATCATTTGAAGTTGGCAAGGCGAATGAAAAAACGGCAGGCTATATGTCCAACATCTACCGGGTGTTAATCGAGCTAAAGTTTGACAAAGGAACTGCGAAGCCGACATCGCTGTCATACATTGTGAaggaaaaaacagacacagcATTCGGAAGTGGTCTGGTTGAATTGCTGTCCGTTTTTCCCAAAGAGAGTGAAGTGTACGAGAAGCTATTGCCCGCCCTTGAGCGTCTCGTGCAGCACGAAGAAGAAACGGTACGATTTGGACCAAAAGTATTGAAAACAACTACCAACCCTGACACGGTTATTGTGCTGGAGGATCTTTCGCGCAGTCAGTTTCGGATGCGGGAGAAAAGTTTCGGTCTTTCTGTAACAGATGTTAAAAGGATACTTGAGAAATTGGCCAAATTTCATGCCGCATCGGTGCTGTATGTGGATAAAAATGGAGCGTTTTCGGATCTCTTTGCCGAGGGTGTAATTTCGGAACGAACAATTGACGCACTGTGCGGACACTACGAGTCGTTATATAGTGCCTTTGTACAAAGTTTGCGTGATCGTAACATGCCTGCCGAATATTTGCAGCCACTG ATCAAATTTGATGGACAATTGCTGCGTGAATGCTGTAAGGCACAGCAGGTGCATCATTCGGAGCTGAAAGTCTTAAACCATGGCGATCTGTGGCCCAACAATGTTATGTTCGGGACAGATGATCTACGGTTT TTGGATTTTCAAACTGCATCGTATGGGTCGCCTGTAGTGgatttgttgttcttgtttgcCACATCCGCTACGGAACTGATGTGTGATTCGTTGGAGGAGCTGTTGCAATACTACCATGAACATTTGATAAAAACATTACAACATATGCAGTACTGTAAATCGATTCCAACGTACACGGAGTTGCTTGATCAGATGAGGCGTCGCAGTGTACTATTGCTGCCGCCACTATCGGAAGCAGTAGCAATTACGATGACTGGTTTGACGGAGCCATCGGATATGGAAATGATAACATCCGAGCAACCGGAAGGCGTTGCGCTACGGAAACTTGTGTACAACAATCCGGCATACGTCGCACTGATTGATCGGCTGCTTCCCAGGCTTTATGAATTACGGTTGTTGAAGTGA
- the LOC120948228 gene encoding uncharacterized protein LOC120948228 isoform X1, translating into MSEASWKTAEFFKDAIVRDLSLECTDSFTITSFEVGKANEKTAGYMSNIYRVLIELKFDKGTAKPTSLSYIVKEKTDTAFGSGLVELLSVFPKESEVYEKLLPALERLVQHEEETVRFGPKVLKTTTNPDTVIVLEDLSRSQFRMREKSFGLSVTDVKRILEKLAKFHAASVLYVDKNGAFSDLFAEGVISERTIDALCGHYESLYSAFVQSLRDRNMPAEYLQPLIKFDGQLLRECCKAQQVHHSELKVLNHGDLWPNNVMFGTDDLRFLDFQTASYGSPAADLLYFFATSATELMCDSLEELLQYYHEHLVKTLQQLQYCKSIPMYTELLDQMRRRSVLLLPPLSEALAITMSGLTEPSDMEMITSEQPEGVALRKLVYNNPAYVALIDRLLPKLYELRLLK; encoded by the exons ATGAGTGAAGCAAGTTGGAAAACTGCCGAGTTCTTTAAGGACGCAATAGTACGCGATCTTTCCCTGGAGTGTACTGATTCGTTTACAATCACATCATTTGAAGTTGGCAAGGCGAATGAAAAAACGGCAGGCTATATGTCCAACATCTACCGGGTGTTAATCGAGCTAAAGTTTGACAAAGGAACTGCGAAGCCGACATCGCTGTCATACATTGTGAaggaaaaaacagacacagcATTCGGAAGTGGTCTGGTTGAATTGCTGTCCGTTTTTCCCAAAGAGAGTGAAGTGTACGAGAAGCTATTGCCCGCCCTTGAGCGTCTCGTGCAGCACGAAGAAGAAACGGTACGATTTGGACCAAAAGTATTGAAAACAACTACCAACCCTGACACGGTTATTGTGCTGGAGGATCTTTCGCGCAGTCAGTTTCGGATGCGGGAGAAAAGTTTCGGTCTTTCTGTAACAGATGTTAAAAGGATACTTGAGAAATTGGCCAAATTTCATGCCGCATCGGTGCTGTATGTGGATAAAAATGGAGCGTTTTCGGATCTCTTTGCCGAGGGTGTAATTTCGGAACGAACAATTGACGCACTGTGCGGACACTACGAGTCGTTATATAGTGCCTTTGTACAAAGTTTGCGTGATCGTAACATGCCTGCCGAATATTTGCAGCCACTG ATCAAATTTGATGGACAATTGCTGCGTGAATGCTGTAAGGCACAGCAGGTGCATCATTCGGAGCTGAAAGTCTTAAACCATGGCGATCTGTGGCCCAACAATGTTATGTTCGGGACGGATGATCTACGGTTT TTGGATTTTCAAACTGCATCGTATGGGTCGCCTGCAGCAGATTTGCTGTACTTCTTTGCCACATCCGCTACGGAACTGATGTGTGATTCGTTGGAGGAGCTGTTGCAATACTACCATGAACATTTGGTAAAAACATTACAACAGCTGCAGTACTGTAAATCGATTCCAATGTACACGGAGCTACTTGATCAGATGAGGCGTCGCAGTGTACTATTGCTGCCGCCTCTATCGGAAGCATTAGCAATTACGATGTCTGGTTTGACGGAGCCATCGGATATGGAAATGATAACATCCGAGCAACCGGAAGGCGTTGCGCTACGGAAACTTGTGTATAACAACCCGGCATACGTCGCACTGATTGATCGGCTGCTGCCCAAGCTTTATGAATTACGGTTGTTGAAATGA